The nucleotide sequence AAGAGCAATACTAAGAAGGCTGATCCGGAGCATCATCTATTACACTTATATTAATTTACCGGTTCTCATACTGTCCCTGTATCTCCCTCTTCAGGTAGTACTCATATTCCAATTGTATTTTCCACTTCGTGATGTTATTGTCTGGATTGTGAAGTTGTGGAGGTCTATGGACAATAATTTGAAGTGCACCCAAAGAGATTTAGCTTTAATGCATGCATTTCTTAGGGATATTGCTGCTGAGAGTGAACAAGTCCCAATGAATGAAAGACAGAAAGTATGGGTTGAACAACTGAGAATCGTGGCTCAAAATGGCAAGTCCCTTCTTGATGCTGCTGCTAAGGGTGGTTGTTGGAGGAGAAGAATTATGTTTCCGAAGGACATCAATTGCTTCTTGGATGAGATTCTTAATCTCTCACACAGGAAGACCGTATATGgtatttcaaatattattattcaacAAGGAACACAGCAAAACACCGTTGTCCGTTCATGCCCAAGCATAAACAACACTGTTGTCCGTTTGTGCCAAAGCATAAACATGCACGAAGAGAGAGTGATTCAAAGGATTGTTGAACAACACGGTTACATTTCTAGAGATATGGAGGGCAATCCAGCACCAGAACCAGCAGCCTCTTCCTCGTACCGACCTGTCACGGGGCTCAAACAGGAAGTCCAATCAATcagagaggaagaggaattgATGTTTGCACTGTTTCAAGATGTACTAGAAATGAGAGACCTGGATAGAAGATCTACAATTTGGGTGGAGCAAATGCATGGTATTGTCAATGAAATTGAATCTGTCATTCAACGTTATGATGCTAAATTGAAGTATAAGTCAATTCTGTTATACACTCTCAAGTTTTGGACCCGACATGTTATTAGCGAAGAGATCAATGCTATCagaaacaaaattgaagatGCCTCCAGAAGAAGAAGGGCATATGGTTTGGGCAAGACAATTGAGTCGTCAATGTCCTCCACAGTTCATATACTTCGCGGAACGGCGCAATTGTCTCTCGTTGCTAAAGAATCAAATGTCGTTGGATTTGATGACGACGCACAAGTTCTGATGGCTCAGTTACTGTCAGATGAGAAAAGTCACTGCATTACATGGATTGTTGGAATCGGAGGCACAGGGAAGACAACACTGGCAAGGTTGATATTTAAAGACAAGGCTGTTGGAGATCATTTTGAGTGTTGCCTATGGGTGTCAGTATCTTCAACTTCAGAATCAAACTcacatttaaattcaaattgTACGGCACAACAACTTTTTGAAGAAATTGCCAAGGAGGCCTCCAAGCAAATTGAGGGAGCAGACTCGCCAAGTGAACCCATGCTCAAAACCTTGGCACGTAAAAGGTATCTGATAGTTGTTGATGGCATAGAAGAAACTTCCCAAGTTTACTTGTTGGATACCTTGAAAGATGTCCTACCCGATATGTCAACGGGCAGCAGACTTCTTCTTACTGCTCGCAATGCAAATATAGCCCGACATGCTGCTGGTACTATAACAACCTTTGTTCACCCGTTACAGTTATTAGATGACGACAGTAGTTGGGTGCTGTTTACAAGACATTTGAAGGTTGATATTCCCAAAGAAGAACTCAAGAAGGTTAGACGAGAAATTGTCAAGTGTGGGGGCCTGCCATCAGAGATACTGAAACTAAGTAATTTGCTTTCACATGAAGAGGAGTGGTCAAGCATGCTCAATCAAGAACAAATACAAAGTCAAATACAGGCTTGGTCTGAAACGGTTAATGAAATCAACAAACACTTACCTCTCTATCTAAGGGGATGTCTATTTTACTTTGGCCTATTCCCTGCTGAATTTGGGATCCCTATTAGAAGATTGGTAGCTTTGTTGGTTGCAGAGGAGCGGGTGCATCATGGAGAAGACCAAGAGCCCCCAGAGCAAGTAGCAGAAGGGTACTTGACAAAGTTGATAGATCAGAACCTCGTTCAAATTGCCAAGAGAAAGCGCAATGGCAAGGTCAAAACATGCCGTCTCCCATATGCTTTGCGACAACTCTGGTGGACAAAAGCTAATGAATCCATATTTCTTAAATCCAAAAGTACTTCCACAGATTCCAATGCAGACCCAAATAACTCCATCATACGGTGGGTGACAGATCATCTTAATACCGATCATATTTGGTACGATCATATTCATGGTGATACTCACAATACTAGGAATAAATCAGTTAATCTGAGAACCTACTACCATGATGTTCGTTCCTTTCTATCCTTCG is from Medicago truncatula cultivar Jemalong A17 chromosome 1, MtrunA17r5.0-ANR, whole genome shotgun sequence and encodes:
- the LOC25484814 gene encoding putative disease resistance RPP13-like protein 3, with translation MRGLLEQVEQRGDGEQEQELKEWAEKLKDVALDAKNVIETFVIKSVKRRRWGVLHWYDKYKVGKELEEIRKRMRDISQKIMNLNLDVSVSVETPVVRGEALPPSCSTIVEVAMEKLDQIRSRQNLITSNKVIEMVEEVKDGLKDLKNIVSKLKSTNQRETVWLEEVNEVCNYSEKVAGNFISTREKWLKMYGWKKVLYLYEGYASVWEFKSQMRYIRSCEIGDTLQRGITYGVVGDTHEIKTQRSTVPVPNLSVESLIVWELIPFAISFAASFLVPDNSGNTWNFLYVFLSQTFEVVAEQGARECNITKTRRKLEKTNEKTGRKGRAILRRLIRSIIYYTYINLPVLILSLYLPLQVVLIFQLYFPLRDVIVWIVKLWRSMDNNLKCTQRDLALMHAFLRDIAAESEQVPMNERQKVWVEQLRIVAQNGKSLLDAAAKGGCWRRRIMFPKDINCFLDEILNLSHRKTVYGISNIIIQQGTQQNTVVRSCPSINNTVVRLCQSINMHEERVIQRIVEQHGYISRDMEGNPAPEPAASSSYRPVTGLKQEVQSIREEEELMFALFQDVLEMRDLDRRSTIWVEQMHGIVNEIESVIQRYDAKLKYKSILLYTLKFWTRHVISEEINAIRNKIEDASRRRRAYGLGKTIESSMSSTVHILRGTAQLSLVAKESNVVGFDDDAQVLMAQLLSDEKSHCITWIVGIGGTGKTTLARLIFKDKAVGDHFECCLWVSVSSTSESNSHLNSNCTAQQLFEEIAKEASKQIEGADSPSEPMLKTLARKRYLIVVDGIEETSQVYLLDTLKDVLPDMSTGSRLLLTARNANIARHAAGTITTFVHPLQLLDDDSSWVLFTRHLKVDIPKEELKKVRREIVKCGGLPSEILKLSNLLSHEEEWSSMLNQEQIQSQIQAWSETVNEINKHLPLYLRGCLFYFGLFPAEFGIPIRRLVALLVAEERVHHGEDQEPPEQVAEGYLTKLIDQNLVQIAKRKRNGKVKTCRLPYALRQLWWTKANESIFLKSKSTSTDSNADPNNSIIRWVTDHLNTDHIWYDHIHGDTHNTRNKSVNLRTYYHDVRSFLSFDTREGSKPGQEVGYFLRECILGDCFLLLRVLDLERVYKPKLPKSIARLSQLRYLGLRWTYLESLPSFISRLLKLQTLDLKYTYIHTLPTSIWEMDLRHLFLSDTFHSRFPAKQKDPFSAIRFLLPQVRDNFLYDLQTLWGLFVDEETPVKDGLDTLVNITKLGLACQQMSLEEEAMPKQLEVVADWIAKLEHLQSLRLKSRDEEGKPWILPLKSFEKNENLTDMYLLGSLSRSSIVSQFPKSLVELTLSHSKLKEDPMKLLKYFSELRILCLLADSYMGHTMVCESQSFPKLHALKFWVLKQLEEWKIEQGALPCLRQLEIRLCPNLKMLPNGLKHVNTLLELKLTDMPREINDEAQNIPTFLPNCRVV